tttttatttctattattattatttttattactattattatttcaCTATTTTACTTCTAATCTCCTCATAACCGTTTTTATCTTCCTCTTGCCTCAAGCAAATTACTTCACCCCTTTCTACTACTGATTGCCTAATCGCCCTTAGTATGAACCTCCACCCAATCCGTACCGCTGTCGTCCACCGCCGCAGCCGCCATCTAAGAACGCTTTCGCCGCAGTGATATCGATATTAATCTTCTACATGCATCCTTTCTGCTGCGTGTCCGCCATTTCCGACCAGGCATCGCCAGTGAAACCCTCCTTCACGGACTTCCCTATGCCGCCTCTCCCTGCCGCCGCCGCCGTGAGATCCGATTCGGCTCCGCGGCACAGCCACAAGCACAGCCACAGCCACAGCCACAGCGGGAGTCAGCGGGAGCAGCCTGTGGACGTGAAGATCAACGACCTCGTTGGCAACGGAATCTCCGGAGTACTGTACAAATGGGTGAATTACGGCAAAGGATGGCGACCGCGATGGTTTGTACTCCAAGACGGCGTTCTCTCCTACTATAAGATTCACGGACCAGATAAGATCGTCGTGAATCCCGAAACCGAGAAAGGCTCCATGGTTATCGGTGAAGAATCCATGCGCAGGATCACTCGCAACCGCAATTCCTATCCCTGCCAGCACGTGCGAAAGCCGTTCGGGGAAATCCATCTCAAGGCAGGACCTAGCTCTACTCCTCCCTTacttaatttcaattattagGGATTTCGACGAGATTTATTTGCCTTGAGTTTGCAGGTTTCGACTATTCGCGAGAGCAAATCGGATGACAAGCGCTTCTCGGTCTTCACGGGAACGAAGAGGCTCCACCTGAGGGCGGATACGCATGAAGATCGCGTGTCGTGGACGGAGGCGTTGCAGGCGGTGAAGGACATGTTCCCGCGGATGTCGAACAGCGAGTTGATGGCTCCGTTGGACAATGTAACTGTTTCGACGGAGAAACTGAGACTTCGGCTAATGGAAGAGGGAGTGAGCGAGGGGACTATTCAGGACAGTGAGCAAATCATGAGGACTGAGTTTGCGGCGCTGCAAAGCCAGCTTGTGCTGCTTAAGCAGAAGCACTCAATTCTCATCGACACTCTGCGCCAATTGGAGGTACGTCTAATCAAAACTCCAATACTTCGTAACAATTCAAAGTAGTGCAGTCGAAAGTTGAATACCATAAATTGGTGTACGATATACAAAGTAAATATTGTGTACTCTATCGCTTCGGAATGTGAATCTATTCTCCGTAACATAGTTAGTTGAGGTTGTGTAATTTGTTATCGTATTATCTCCAAAGTATAAATATTTGATCGGAGAAGTAGGTTATGGTTAGTCGGTAGTGTATATGAAAGTTTCAAAGATCTTTTCGCTGTTCTGTGACTTTTACTGACCTTGTTATGCATACCAGAATCCTGGCGTAAATTTATACCTTCAACTTACTAACTTACTACATATAAGTTCATATTGAACGCTCCTTGAATAGATTTGTACGAGCTGTAGTGAGTTACCCTCTCGAGATATATGCATGCATCTCgtgttcatttttctttctcttaatacAAGTTAAAATGAGGCTGTTACAAATTTTAAAGTGTTCTGAACTGACTAGATATATATGAATGGATTAAGGTTTTGGGTCCTGCAAGTAGCCTTCGTGAATGTAAACATagtttcttttaagaaaatgtgACCCGGAATTATATTGTGTCATGGGTGAAGAACTGGGTAGGTTCTTCACAGGATGAATGCTTTTATTCACATATTTTCTAATTAAGTCTATCAAATAATGCATTATAAGGGGTTGCAGTTATCAATTTAAGTCCATTAAGTTATTCACTGTTTCTGTGCTGTTTAACAAAATTGTTTCATTTGCAATTTGAATTTGCACATGGatggtttatttttataaatcttttatcttcACGTGTGTTAGTAAACTTTAGTCTATGTTGTATTATTGTAGACAGAAAAGGTTGATCTGGAGAATACAGTAGTTGATGAGAGCCAAAGACAGTGGAATGATGAAGAGGCTTCCTCAAGATTAGCGCAAGAAAAATTTAGTGGTAAGACTTCTCCATTTGCAGCACGTTTGTGTAGATGTCTCATTGTTCTAGTGATGCATTTTCTTCAAACATGAATTATTTATGTCTACTATCTCTATCTATCTATGATACAAGATGCCCCCTCCTTTCCATTGCTTTTTTCTAAATTCTCCCCATCGCTCGCTCTCTCTAAAGTTTTATCAAATAGTTGTTTATAAATTAACGAATTGTAGTGCATATTTCTCATACCTGCTAACCAATTGTTATGCCCTAACTAAgccttttatacttttatttgttttcctatttttaatttagaaggAACAGGAAGTGAATCTGAAGATGACAATGATCGAAATGATGCTGCTGAGGAAGAAACTGACGATGATGACAATGCCTTTTTTGATACTCGTGATATTCTGTCGTCCAGTTCTTTTAAAAGTAATGGGTCTGATTATAGAATGTCATCCTTCTCTTCAGATGATGAAGGGTTCTATGCATTTGAATCAGAGGATGACATAGATCCTTCGATTAGATATGTTGGAACCAATTACCCTCGTGTTAAACGGCGTAAGAAATTGCCAGACCctgtagaaaaagagaaaggagtCAGTCTGTGGTCAATGATTAAGGATAATATAGGGAAGGATCTAACAAAAGTTTGCCTTCCTGTTTATTTTAACGAGCCTCTTTCCTCCCTACAAAAGTGTTTTGAGGAAATGGAGTACTCATATCTCTTGGACCAAGCATATGAATGGGGAAGAAGGGTAAGTCCGAATCTGACTAACAGATCTCTATTTCTCTGTACTATTAAGGCAAATCTGAGTgcttaaatataattgtttcatTTGATATGAGAAAATTTTCAGGGTTGTGTTGAGTTCCATTTTCTTGGTTTTGGCTAGTTCAATGCAATATTGGGCGCATTTTGACCACTTTTAACCAATTGGAAATGCCATGCCAGGGTAATAGCCTCATGAGGATTCTCTATGTTGCGGCTTTTGCTGTATCTGGCTATGCTGCAACAGAAGGAAGAATTTGCAAACCATTTAATCCATTACTTGGGGAAACATATGAGGCTCACTATCCGGATAAAGGCCTTCGGTTTTTCTCAGAGAAGGTATGATCTAATCTTCTGCCGTAAAGTGATTAACAAATTACCCATTTTTAACTTAAGCAAAGTTATCTAATAGGAACTTGGGTGTTTTGGGATGACTAATAAGTCGTACGTCGGGTAGCACGGGATGCTCCCGTGTAGTATTTGAGTTCTTGATTCTTCTCCCTTAATAGTTAGCTTTTGAGGATGAATTTCTCTTCTTGAGCACTTATAATTGGCATAAGAGGTAGACCGTGTCTTAGAAAGGGCTACCTATAAAGGGTCCACATGGGTTTTGACCAAAGGAAGTTGAGTGAAGTGTCGTACCTGAAAGTTCCAATGACATAAGCTTTTAGGGGCGGCGCTATGATAGGAACTTGGGTATATGGGGTGTCTAAGAAGTCCCACAATCGACTTGGGTATTTAAGTTAGCTTTTGAGGGCAAGTTTCCAAGTACTTGGGTAGTTATTTGCATAAAACCACGATAATTTCTATTCTCCCTTTAGCATTCCTTTATATTCCAACCCAATTTACATATTTGTTAAGTGGGTCCAGCAAAGTATCAAACATGATAATTACTGTGTGTACATTTTTCCCTTTTTGTGGTCTTAATCTTAGTTATTTGAATGGtttatttgatgaaattgtatgtaccaaccACTCATTTGAATTTCTTTCAGACAATGGCTTTGAATTAAGAAAGGATCAGCTTTCCCCATACGGAGTaccataattttaaaaactgcATCATTTATTTCATGAATAAGAGATGTAACGTGGGTGCATTAGTTCCATGGAATCCTATGAGTACAATGCAATTTAGATTTTGGTGTCCGACAAAAGGGACACACTTgggatttttttaatttatgtcacctattataaatttttaatatttctgcTTCCCCTCAGGTCAGTCATCACCCTATGATTGTAGCATGTCACTGTGAGGGTACAGGTTGGAAATTTTGGGGAGATAGCAACCTAAAGAGCAAATTTTGGGGGCGATCAATTCAGCTTGACCCTGTTGGTATTTTGACTTTGGAATTTGATGATGGGGAAGTTTTCCAGTGGAGTAAGGTATATATATTATCTGGTTCAACTGCTATCCTGCTCTGGTTCTAGTTCTGAACGGACTTGTTCTTTCAGGTTACTACATCAATATACAATCTCATATTGGGAAAACTATACTGTGATCACTATGGTACAATGCGTATACAGGGAAACCAAGAGTACTCGTGTAAACTGAAATTCAAGGAACAATCTATAATTGATCGAAATCCTCACCAGGTGCTCCATATCTGTTGCATGGATTCTATTTTTTCACATTTAACATATGCTTTAGCTTTGGTATTAAATTTTCATTCCTCTTTGGTTTGTATAAAACCTAGTTGTCTTACCAGTACGGTCATTTTTCTTTAAGGAAAATAGTGAGGTCTTGGTTATTAACTGGACTTTTCATCTATCCTCTCACTATAGATATATGAAACTTTTTGCAGAGGGTTGTCTCTCATTGTGATTTATCTGTTTCTCTAGGTTCATGGTATCATTCAAGATAGGAACGGAAAAACTGTATCAACTTTGTTTGGAAAATGGGATGAAAGCATGTATTACGTTAATGGAGACTACACCGGGAAAGGGAAAGGTCATGAATCTTTGTCAGATGCCCGTTTGCTCTGGAAGCGAAGCAAGGCTCCCAAGATTCCCACTAGATATAACTTCACTCGCTTTGCCATCACACTAAACGAACTGACCCCTGGTTTGAAGGTCTGTTTTGTTTACCACACTCTCTTTTTATGTTACCACTCTTTGTACTAATCCAGGAAAAACACTGTATTATTCGCTGCTAGTAGTGCTTAGTTGTGTATGCTTTAACTGGAGTTCACTTGGTTTTTTCAATAACAAGGGGAAACTAACTTTTTCTCTACAAACACGAAGTATGACCAAGAGAAGGAACAAAATAGTCCCATATCTCACTGTGCACATTGTTGTGTAtctgtgtttgtttgtgtttttttcgTTTGTTAGACATTGATTGTTAGTTTACCTTTTGGTTTTATATAGGAGAAGTTGCCACCTACAGATTCAAGGTTAAGGCCAGACCAAAGGTATTTGGAAAATGGGGAGTATGACATGGCAAATTCAGAAAAGTTACGGCTAGAGCAGCGGCAGCGCCAGGTGCCAACTTCATTTTACCTACTGTAACATTTGGTTTTATGGTTTCACCTGCAGCCTCGTAATTAGAGGGATCTcgttagttttctttttatgattCTAACACCCTTTGTGAAAGAGTTCAAGTAGGTTGTGTTCAACTTGTTTTTAGTTGTCCTGAGTGCAGaacaatttttctattttttttttcaatcatttgTTTCCTTCTTTTTTCTAGTTTAGGCAAGAACTCTTCGTAAGAAATTATCAAACAAGAGATTAAGAGGGGGTCAGTTTACCATTTTTGCTAGTTTTGAGTATACCTCCTCAATCAGCTCTAAATCACATGTTCATTATTGTCAAGTTGCCTTTGTGGGCAGGAAATTAGAGTAAACGAAAGGCTATAAGATATTATTATGATATCCTTATTTGGTAGTGATTGATTGTTTGAATGTGATTCAGGCTCGGAAGATGCAAGAGAGTGGTTGGAAACCACGGTGGTTTGCGAAGGATAAGGCGAGCGGGACATACCGTTACGTAGGAGGATACTGGGAGTCCCGACAAAGAGGAATCTGGGACTCCTGCCCTGACATCTTTGGCCAAATTCCTTCTTCCGATCATATTTCTGACGAAGGTCAAATTACATTTTagttcttcattttttttctctttttcttcccaATTTTTTTACTGATGGGTGTCTAATTTCTGCGAGCCAGTTCGCTGTCATGTGCACCCATGAAAAATTCATGTAACCCAATCAGATGAAAATATGAGCCAGTAATAatgtaattcttttttattttcagaaatccTTGTTACTTGGAACATACGTAATATTATCATATCCACAGTAACGCATtaatgaatcaaaattttgcAACTCGGACAACTGTATAGAACTAAATGTCCCCAGCTTATATTGCAAGCAGAACTTAAAGCATAAATCACCTAATCACACTATAATGCTTGCCAAAATCACGAAAAGGTGGTCCATGAAGATCATAAACCATCACTTATGACCTCTTTCTCCATTTTCAAAAGCCAACATCAGTGTCTTTAGGATTATGAATTCCTATTAACTTTCTATACTCTTCCGGAAACTATACAATGTTTCATCTTTTAAGAAGTTATATAAACGAGCCATCAATGAATATGATACGGTAGTCGGGGgcaataattaataacaataataataatatatggaCCATGCATGCTATTTAGTTAGTGCCCTTAATTGCTGTTTTGGTAAATAATAAACATGACCACTTCCGCTGTGAACACGATTCAATATAATTGTGGTTAAAATTACTTTACAGACACCTTATTTATGTTTAatcaatatcaaaattttagaataaataagcCCCAAAGCTTTTAAATTTTTGGTAGGAGTGAGAAACtgcatttaaaataaaacaataatgcAGGATACCTAATTTAATGAAAAGATATGTAGACGAAGGGAAACAGTGCTGCACTTTTACAGATGGGACCTGTTCTCCGGTGACACCTTCAACTTAGACAAAGTTTATGGACAGCTTTTGTTGGACAGTTTTTAATCTGATAAGTTAGATTGCGACCTGTGCTGAAATTGTtcattacaaatttataatgCTGATGGCCTATGTGCTTGTCAGAGTTTATGTCCCAGTCAATTTACACTGACAAGACAAAATCCCACTTCCTACAATATCGTACATGTCTCAAACTAAAAAGAGGGTTTTAAGAAAGTTCTtcaaataagatatttttaaagcTAAATTTCAAACATCAATGATTTTACTTTAAGAAACTCTTTTATTAATCgatattttcctttttgactCTCTTTTTCAGTGAACCCTTATTTCAATCTTCCAAGGATATGAAGGTCATTATATTAGCTCTCCAGAGTGTTTTAACATGAATATAGTTCGAAAATAAAAAGCCATTAacttatcttttaaataattaattcagtttcacaatcattaaaaataattttgatctCAGTAACATGAAATTAACTCAATTCAATCTCTTAACTGTAAATGTTTGTGTAAATATGGAATATTCCCCAAGGTTTTAAAaacattctcttttttttctcttaaaatctTCCTTTATAAAATgactttctatttttctttcgagataaatttaattatacttCTCTCTTCTCCTCGTATCTCTTATTTTTGCTATGATGTAAAAACAATATACAACATAATTTCTCACAATAATTTGATATTCCTAGAATTTCGGCCCAGTGTGGTATGTACAATATTTTATGGACCAAAATTGGGTTCGTAATTACGTACAGGACACTAGTACAACAACGGGGGAAATAATAAGAGCAAGTAGGCCCAATAACACGACACTAGATACTGATTGATGAGTATCACTACTTTaatatttcttccattttcttctacattccaatttatattttactattaatttaCTCTTAACATTTGATAGTACAATTCACTCCATTATGTATTTGAATatactcattttctttttctcaattaatatgaaatgttgattGTACAAATAGAACACAGATAAGGTATTCTTTTCCCGAGAAGTTGAACTTGTTCGTTTGATATCATTACTAATATTAACTCAAACTTTCCATGAAATAACGAGTGTTGGTCTAAATTAGGAATGTATTTGCATTGCAAGaattatttagaaaatgaattttattattcagtgtaattttattattccaCTTGATACAGTTGTCATATATTTagacaacaaaaaatatataaataagaattaCTATAACACAAAGGTAAaagtaatagtaataaataaaactgTCAAAGATGATGACGAAAAAAAGATatgtattttgttattataaaatgtattaCACAAGTAACCGAAAAATGTACGTATACTTCTAGATAGATAACAAAAcactaaataaaatactaatcaGAAGCAAATTTTCCCATAAATgttagtaaaatataattaaggaaATGACCCTTTTGTGGATGAATGCAGTGTAATGGTTATGTGGGTCTAAAGTTGGCCCCTAATCAGACATCATCCTAGTATATAGcacatttttacatttattttacatacaataaaataattataaaaaaataaattatgtttttttaaaagaaagtaaaatataagaaaagataatattaaaaatgtaaaaatatatggGTGTAAAAGAATCATTTTTCATAACAAGAGTGTTATTTTTGGTATGTGATATAAGAAGACAGTAATTGCTTTTTTTGGATGAAAGATTTTTgttaattaacttatattttagGTTATGAGTACTTAACccaaacttttaattttgataaaaacaaGAGTGTCACTGTGACGTCATGAATACGCTCATGTAGCCCAATTAACACCATAAGCTTCCTTCCAGACGAAatcaaaagagaaaaggttAAAAATTTCCCTTATACATTCATATTCGTATTGTACTTTTTTGTGGAGGGTCTGAGACATTTGACTACGACAATTTACTCCAAAATATAATCTAATGTACATAATTTCCCGACATATGACTTTTCTGGTCTCTAAGGTTTGGAGCATGTTCTTTTTCTTGTCATTGCTTCACTAGGTGAAAATTTCAGTTCTTGAgaagtttatattattattataccagttcataaaactataaaaatggTAATAAAGTTTAAAACACCTGTAGagtttaatttaagtttataaaattattgtttcacTTTAAGCCTTAAGCATTATTCTCgtttttacataaataatcGTATggtctaatatattttttttaattgagtatagaaaaattatatatatacatatctaTTTTGTTccgttttaatattttttcaatatgtattttgttcttcatatcatctctatttaaatttaaaaaagtattaataattcattaagtaacttaaaacacttgtatatatttagttttgtaatgtttttctctctttagctacacatcatttttcatttatattaattgtttggtttgttttatatccaaataattaattaatatttctaagctattttttttatacaatcttgattatctttttttctttaaatgatgtattattaatttcaataattaaatatttttatatcataatttcaaatattcaactGTGTAAATAATTCATTTCCTAGGTAATatagaaaacatatatttttttatatgatccttaatttttatttcatttaaaaaattatttaaatttattttgttaaaataattttcattatctttcaacttttgattaattcgatttttataaaatttgctAAGATCTTTAAAGGTACTTTCcatcttattatatatatatatatatatatattctttgtGCTATTTGGTTAAATAGTGTATCAAATTGTTTATAAGATAcacatttaatcaattttacttattttttattttttgtttatttttatcatgtaaaatattattttgataattttattattatttttttgactcttctcataaatataatttatttatcttaattatataaagatattttacttcatttattataatataatatgttatgGTATTGAAGTGAAGTTCATTAGgatgaaatatttatatctaaattatCTGTGAGTgatgaattataatatttattaatgtataaaagagtattttattagaatttagagaaagaaattaaataaacatttgaaatattattaaacttaaatatatatttttatataattttttgaaaatatttttcaacttattcaattttgttttattaaagcTTGTGAAATTATAGATACTTTGAttgttatgaaattttatttatgtataattatataatattttatataatcatttcacttttattcaattattatttagtattctaaattgaaatttatataatattttttattaaagaaacaagaatatgtcattttgatattatttgataatgtaatattttttgtgttatgatttttatttttattataaaagttaattaattgacattaaaacattaaaaaaacaaatacaagcTCCAATAAAGATATAACCGTTATCTAgtgaagatgaaaatgaaacaaatgatttatattcattaagtattgaagatgaagatgagtgTTTTTTCGAGATGATAAAACTTATTTCTATCCAATCTCATTATCATTTATTGGTTAATTGTTTTGGACTACGAGGTAGAAACAAAGGGTTAAATTTTGTAAACTCAAACAAAGTCTCAACAAATTGtaagatttttttctttatttcttattaaaatatcttcGAATACCCAAAAAAATTATGATGATTTTGGTTAGCCATTGTTAAATCAATACATATTTGCATGGATTGAacttttaaagaataattccgACGGTATTTTCTTTCCTTGCGTAGAAAACAACAATAATGAAAGGAgtgaaaagaatagaaaaaagaaGGTACAAAACCTTATTGTAGTGTAGAGTGAATAGATATACAGTATATGATAAGCCGAGAAGTAtgcaataataaataatgtttggTCACACATAACATgatattgaaatttaattattttgttgctGTAGCTGTTGTCCTGtgttttttcttgtatttgaGTTGACAACCTTTTTGATAGGGAACATTGGTGTCGTTGGGAAGCGAGATCGATAAGATTATACTTCAGTTGAGCTCTTCAATAAGATTTTTGATTTTGACTTGTGTTCCAATGCTGATGTTGATCGAAGAAGCATCCAAATTAacatcaaaattcaaaacatcTTTCTCACATATCTCCTCCACTATTTGCGGAGTTTAAACTTTGAAATTACATGTCGCTGTTTctgcaaaacaaaacataagatatttgaaaatgGACATCCAACAGTGAACACACTATAGTCTTCATTGCCaattatattcatttactaTTGCAAAAACTTAActttatgtttataatttattcagTTTCAAGACTTAATTGCTAGAGTATTTCAAATGAAATGTCACCTATTTTTCTAGTTGCAGctgtattttaataaataggaatatacaaattattaaaattttaatataattattaaaatagactaatcttacaaattttatgaatataattgTGTCTGTGTGacactattttattataaataaatcatgTGCAGATGATACAATTTCAGATTTTTAAAGTGAAATTGTGCTAATATTACACAATTTTTAGGTGGAAACGAAAGTTAAGTGatgaaatttgattattttttaatttgaaattacatTGAAGTTGTATTAGAAGTGACATGATTTTATTATGATCTAATTTAAACTAAAGTCATGGaagattaacatgttttttttttctcatttct
This Vigna angularis cultivar LongXiaoDou No.4 chromosome 4, ASM1680809v1, whole genome shotgun sequence DNA region includes the following protein-coding sequences:
- the LOC108331742 gene encoding oxysterol-binding protein-related protein 1C isoform X2; the encoded protein is MHPFCCVSAISDQASPVKPSFTDFPMPPLPAAAAVRSDSAPRHSHKHSHSHSHSGSQREQPVDVKINDLVGNGISGVLYKWVNYGKGWRPRWFVLQDGVLSYYKIHGPDKIVVNPETEKGSMVIGEESMRRITRNRNSYPCQHVRKPFGEIHLKVSTIRESKSDDKRFSVFTGTKRLHLRADTHEDRVSWTEALQAVKDMFPRMSNSELMAPLDNVTVSTEKLRLRLMEEGVSEGTIQDSEQIMRTEFAALQSQLVLLKQKHSILIDTLRQLETEKVDLENTVVDESQRQWNDEEASSRLAQEKFSGTGSESEDDNDRNDAAEEETDDDDNAFFDTRDILSSSSFKSNGSDYRMSSFSSDDEGFYAFESEDDIDPSIRYVGTNYPRVKRRKKLPDPVEKEKGVSLWSMIKDNIGKDLTKVCLPVYFNEPLSSLQKCFEEMEYSYLLDQAYEWGRRGNSLMRILYVAAFAVSGYAATEGRICKPFNPLLGETYEAHYPDKGLRFFSEKVSHHPMIVACHCEGTGWKFWGDSNLKSKFWGRSIQLDPVGILTLEFDDGEVFQWSKVTTSIYNLILGKLYCDHYGTMRIQGNQEYSCKLKFKEQSIIDRNPHQVHGIIQDRNGKTVSTLFGKWDESMYYVNGDYTGKGKGHESLSDARLLWKRSKAPKIPTRYNFTRFAITLNELTPGLKEKLPPTDSRLRPDQRYLENGEYDMANSEKLRLEQRQRQARKMQESGWKPRWFAKDKASGTYRYVGGYWESRQRGIWDSCPDIFGQIPSSDHISDEGQITF
- the LOC108331742 gene encoding oxysterol-binding protein-related protein 1C isoform X1 — translated: MHPFCCVSAISDQASPVKPSFTDFPMPPLPAAAAVRSDSAPRHSHKHSHSHSHSGSQREQPVDVKINDLVGNGISGVLYKWVNYGKGWRPRWFVLQDGVLSYYKIHGPDKIVVNPETEKGSMVIGEESMRRITRNRNSYPCQHVRKPFGEIHLKVSTIRESKSDDKRFSVFTGTKRLHLRADTHEDRVSWTEALQAVKDMFPRMSNSELMAPLDNVTVSTEKLRLRLMEEGVSEGTIQDSEQIMRTEFAALQSQLVLLKQKHSILIDTLRQLETEKVDLENTVVDESQRQWNDEEASSRLAQEKFSEGTGSESEDDNDRNDAAEEETDDDDNAFFDTRDILSSSSFKSNGSDYRMSSFSSDDEGFYAFESEDDIDPSIRYVGTNYPRVKRRKKLPDPVEKEKGVSLWSMIKDNIGKDLTKVCLPVYFNEPLSSLQKCFEEMEYSYLLDQAYEWGRRGNSLMRILYVAAFAVSGYAATEGRICKPFNPLLGETYEAHYPDKGLRFFSEKVSHHPMIVACHCEGTGWKFWGDSNLKSKFWGRSIQLDPVGILTLEFDDGEVFQWSKVTTSIYNLILGKLYCDHYGTMRIQGNQEYSCKLKFKEQSIIDRNPHQVHGIIQDRNGKTVSTLFGKWDESMYYVNGDYTGKGKGHESLSDARLLWKRSKAPKIPTRYNFTRFAITLNELTPGLKEKLPPTDSRLRPDQRYLENGEYDMANSEKLRLEQRQRQARKMQESGWKPRWFAKDKASGTYRYVGGYWESRQRGIWDSCPDIFGQIPSSDHISDEGQITF